A window of the Syntrophothermus lipocalidus DSM 12680 genome harbors these coding sequences:
- a CDS encoding M23 family metallopeptidase, which translates to MPRRRRSVRDRSITVILLSGSISPIRRLSLSPKGAWALAILSMAMIISLFCMGITLVTFRNDMRNIRSIKEDNQAKTEQLMTLQEQLRSLEKEKENIEREQSEIKRLMGIRTARPSSSATPSRSGIMLDRKSDPGNLASVMGREIERMLSSFNTTKIELTELRDQVLANREYYLARPNSWPVIGQITSTYGIRKSPFSRRTEQHSGLDIAANSGTPVRAAASGTVVCAGFDRVYGRLIKVDHGNGYVTWYGHNQVILVQVGEKVEKGQVIARVGCSGRSSGPHLHFAIQGKNGFVDPESYLAKTER; encoded by the coding sequence ATGCCTCGCCGAAGAAGATCCGTACGCGACCGCAGCATCACTGTAATACTGCTATCAGGAAGCATCTCTCCGATTCGCCGCCTCTCGCTATCACCTAAGGGCGCTTGGGCTTTGGCAATACTATCGATGGCGATGATAATTTCCCTGTTCTGCATGGGGATCACCCTGGTAACGTTTAGGAACGACATGCGAAATATACGATCCATAAAGGAGGATAACCAGGCCAAGACAGAGCAACTGATGACGCTACAGGAACAACTCCGTTCACTAGAGAAAGAAAAAGAGAACATCGAGAGGGAGCAGTCGGAGATAAAACGCCTGATGGGAATTCGAACAGCCCGCCCGTCTTCAAGCGCAACCCCTTCTCGGTCCGGAATAATGCTAGATCGCAAGTCAGATCCCGGTAATTTGGCTTCAGTTATGGGGCGGGAAATAGAACGGATGCTGTCCTCGTTTAATACTACTAAAATCGAGCTAACAGAACTCCGAGACCAGGTCCTGGCCAACCGGGAATACTACCTGGCTCGTCCCAACTCCTGGCCGGTTATTGGCCAAATTACATCTACCTACGGAATCAGGAAATCACCATTTAGCAGACGCACTGAACAGCACAGCGGTTTAGACATCGCAGCCAATAGCGGCACACCTGTCCGGGCCGCAGCGTCCGGCACGGTAGTCTGCGCCGGCTTTGACCGGGTTTACGGACGACTCATAAAAGTGGATCACGGCAACGGCTATGTAACCTGGTATGGGCACAACCAAGTAATACTGGTCCAGGTGGGAGAGAAAGTGGAGAAGGGGCAGGTGATCGCCCGGGTCGGGTGCTCGGGAAGAAGTAGCGGACCTCACCTCCATTTCGCTATCCAGGGCAAAAACGGTTTTGTAGACCCCGAGTCCTATCTCGCAAAAACGGAGAGATGA